The Pirellulales bacterium genome contains a region encoding:
- a CDS encoding DUF4242 domain-containing protein — MPKYVIEREIPNAGAMTKDDLHTAAQTSCGVLKKLGPTIQWVESYVTDNKVYCVYIAPSKSLIEQHAREGGFPANRISEVRAIIDPTTAD, encoded by the coding sequence ATGCCCAAGTACGTTATTGAACGCGAAATCCCCAACGCCGGCGCGATGACGAAGGACGATTTGCACACCGCCGCGCAAACCTCTTGCGGCGTGCTGAAAAAGCTGGGTCCGACAATCCAGTGGGTCGAAAGCTATGTTACCGACAACAAGGTCTACTGCGTCTATATCGCGCCGAGCAAGAGCTTGATCGAGCAACATGCCCGCGAAGGGGGATTTCCCGCCAATCGGATCTCGGAAGTCCGTGCGATCATCGACCCGACCACGGCCGATTGA